The following coding sequences lie in one Haematobia irritans isolate KBUSLIRL chromosome 3, ASM5000362v1, whole genome shotgun sequence genomic window:
- the LOC142230180 gene encoding acylphosphatase-2, producing MANILHCNFEVFGIVQGVSFRMFTEKQANKLGVRGWCMNTRDDTVKGEIQATPEAFDEMKTWLEKTGSPTSRIDKAIFGETTVVPNYTFENFSVRY from the exons ATGGCAAACATTTTACATTGCAATTTTGAGGTATTTGGAATCGTGCAAG GGGTGTCTTTCCGCATG tttacagaaaaacaagcaaataaattggGTGTTCGCGGATGGTGCATGAACACTAGAGATGATACTGTTAAAGGTGAAATTCAAGCTACTCCAGAAGCTTTTGATGAGAT GAAAACATGGCTGGAAAAAACTGGAAGCCCTACAAGCCGCATCGACAAAGCAATATTTGGAGAAACGACGGTAGTTCCAAACTACACTTTCGAGAACTTTTCAGTTCGTTATTAA